One region of Salvelinus namaycush isolate Seneca chromosome 3, SaNama_1.0, whole genome shotgun sequence genomic DNA includes:
- the LOC120031221 gene encoding rho GTPase-activating protein 32-like isoform X1, whose protein sequence is MKLVYQSLMVGFFPSECVELINDKVPQSVTNSVPKPASPCSGLRPASWSLFPPYLEMESVKQDSAWVADPLNHYSLSSVSKKHGKLITFLRTFMKSRPTKQKLKQRGILRERVFGCDLGEHLLNSGHDVPQVLKSCTEFIEKHGVVDGMYRLSGIASNIQKLRHEFDSEQIPDLTKDVYIQDIHCVGSLCKLYFRELPNPLLTYQLYEKFSEAVSAATDEERLIKIHDVIQQLPPPHYRTLEFLMRHLSQLATFSYITNMHSKNLAIVWAPNLLRSKQIESACFSGTAAFMEVRIQSVVVEFILNHVDVLFSPKLSSLIREGAGHNSLLRPKSLLVSSPSTKLLTLEEAQARTQAQINSPVTADSKYIEVGEGPAALQGKFHTVIEFPMERKRPPIKSKKSPVGNWRSFFNLGKSSSMSKRKLHRNPSEPSELKAMALAGGRGDTGTLRSAKSEESLTSLHNVEDFLLTPVGESKVYRPRRPRSSSDALSASFNGDLLDSHTRQHCNSDDNLAQSHSGGATRDGGDSDGDDGPIYVPALISPPRSAGEDVDLSPPDIGMASLDFDPMSFQCSLPDGSFSFPLGLSDVATGAAGEGTSLKRSPGSVDNGSALVSPSFLGKFANPFLSPDLSPATGEKAGSKKLVCSVSFSDKPVQAVSPKKSKSDILAPLAISEPFDMEISSRLTESHGVPQPSSPPSGLPWDSPLLMGSVLLRTGEPSLSEAFQMELHCKLSAFDTESQDSTGEESTAQQPTATNSKEQLGAVASLDSPKASPGPLSSSSVSLLPPPPPPKNAARMLALALAESAQQASILTQKRPSQSQPPTPVSPIRPLEPSHSLDWPPPPALRLQTSLKEGPRAGEAQTPTLTPTTPNLAPSSPPPPTTPTDKQPCQSVSQESISMFTSAKSPSTSPGASQDMDFTPPASPHHQCTTTPYNPPAHVSPTRRSPDRQQPAMGQVAVSSTGFSTTTPRSREKGVLPQPAPEVHVDETVWSPSPKPSEQRVAVSQPQIQFHTHPQAQPQSQPQPQPHSHPQPNARVVPTPSESVERPWEAIKPVQPGTEPVTHAHGPTPPAPPVRSIESKLATAALSHTEAANPAIFHNILTEVSTPEEALAHPHPPPRKSSTQQSAYLYHTKGEAALLEPAGEAYYHQRAIPVGQPSYHYRPDSVPSHLSYASKSAPQITYSARTDHRYNTLANPRSCHQSMKHHGPPRSGEYISTGPGHHGQGYGPMEGAPVYPTIRRVHSLHVPSAIRSVPIQRTEVPPNDELFYYQRPVYQCNTYQQPPQQSSQADYHVTQLQPYFENGRVQYRYSPYSPCANPLDAPYYDVDPYGTIRLRHFHSFSSRDLGPTLSRSGGKAGGYHYLSRHILPPGKEHSFVSRDMPPGHGSKGAAVYFAWNPEDSERLRMHSIHRESRARQKVKGPVMSQYDNVGLFMPGDLGGYETLHLRSKSDPGKAMLMTVEGKDGRYGVPPGSQHAPRHLVSDPDVLMYMETEKHCQGNGTGDKHSNSRTCQVSHSHQAQHPPRYQAHQQDPSRHDPGDGARSFQPRYEQPDPDRHQNRSKTPGSYQDNDDHQHQSAPVKAQAPLKPERSHSIREHQQQHYSQAATSEPDRDHSYQPHGGQQRHSTMAIQSHYDNLDDYHPAAIPQPQAPMPNPRGVSSASFPTNPGFTGSHSNRAYSTALGQGAFIPAELALQRPDTEIHAE, encoded by the exons TTCCCCAGGTGCTCAAGAGCTGCACGGAGTTCATCGAGAAACATGGCGTGGTGGACGGCATGTACCGCCTCTCTGGAATCGCCTCCAACATCCAGAAACTACG GCATGAGTTTGACTCGGAGCAGATCCCCGACCTGACCAAAGACGTGTACATCCAGGACATCCACTGCGTGGGTTCATTGTGCAAGCTCTACTTCCGCGAGTTGCCCAACCCCCTGCTCACCTATCAGCTCTACGAGAAATTCTCC GAGGCCGTGTCAGCAGCCACAGACGAGGAGCGGCTCATCAAAATACATGATGTCATTCAGCAGCTGCCGCCTCCGCATTACAG GACTCTGGAGTTCCTCATGAGGCACCTGTCCCAACTGGCCACCTTCAGCTACATCACCAACATGCACAGCAAGAACCTAGCCATCGTCTGGGCACCCAACCTACTGAG GTCCAAGCAGATAGAGTCGGCCTGCTTCAGCGGCACGGCAGCCTTCATGGAGGTCCGCATCCAGTCGGTGGTGGTGGAGTTCATACTGAACCACGTAGACGTCCTCTTCAGCCCCAAGCTCAGCTCGCTCATACGGGAGGGAGCAG GACACAACTCGTTGTTGCGGCCCAAGTCCCTGCTGGTGTCGTCCCCCTCCACCAAGCTGCTGACCCTGGAGGAGGCCCAGGCCCGGACCCAGGCACAGATCAACTCCCCCGTCACGGCCGATAGCAAGTACATTGAGGTGGGGGAGGGTCCGGCTGCGCTGCAGGGCAAGTTCCACACCGTCATCGAGTTCCCTATGGAGAG GAAAAGGCCCCCCATCAAGTCCAAGAAGTCGCCGGTGGGAAACTGGCGCTCCTTCTTCAACCTGGGCAAGTCATCGTCCATGTCCAAGCGCAAGCTGCACCGCAACCCCAGCGAACCCAGTGAGCTCAAGGCCATGGCCCTGGCAG GAGGCAGAGGGGACACGGGGACACTCCGATCGGCCAAAAGCGAGGAGTCGCTCACCTCGCTACACAACGTTGAAG ATTTCCTCCTGACTCCCGTAGGAGAGTCGAAGGTGTACCGTCCTCGGCGGCCCCGCTCCAGCAGCGATGCCCTCTCGGCTTCCTTCAACGGTGACCTGCTGGACAGCCACACCCGGCAGCACTGCAACTCCGATGACAATCTGGCCCAGAGCCACAGCGGGGGCGCGACCCGCGACGGGGGGGACAGCGATGGGGACGACGGGCCCATCTATGTTCCAGCCCTGATTTCGCCCCCACGTTCAGCCGGCGAGGACGTGGACCTTAGCCCCCCAGACATCGGCATGGCCTCGTTGGACTTTGACCCCATGTCGTTCCAGTGCAGCCTGCCCGACGGctccttctccttccccctgGGGCTGAGCGATGTCGCTACGGGCGCGGCTGGCGAGGGCACCAGCCTGAAGAGGAGCCCAGGCAGCGTTGACAATGGCTCGGCGCtcgtctctccctccttcctggGGAAGTTTGCCAACCCCTTCTTGTCGCCTGACCTCAGCCCGGCCACGGGAGAGAAAGCAGGGAGCAAGAAGCTGGTCTGCTCAGTGTCTTTCTCTGACAAACCCGTACAGGCTGTGTCCCCTAAAAAGTCAAAGTCGGACATTTTGGCTCCTCTGGCCATTTCGGAGCCGTTTGACATGGAGATTTCTAGTAGGCTTACAGAAAGCCATGGTGTTCCCCAGCCTTCTTCCCCTCCCTCGGGACTGCCCTGGGACTCTCCTCTGTTAATGGGCTCAGTGCTGCTGAGGACAGGGGAGCCGTCGCTGAGCGAGGCCTTTCAGATGGAGCTGCACTGTAAGCTCTCTGCCTTCGACACTGAGAGCCAAGACTCCACAGGGGAGGAGAGCACTGCCCAGCAACCTACAGCAACCAATAGCAAGGAACAATTAG GAGCCGTAGCTAGTCTGGACTCTCCAAAAGCCTCCCCCGGCCCTCTCAGCTCCTCCTCTgtgtccctcctccctcccccgcCCCCTCCGAAGAATGCCGCCCGCATGTTGGCCCTGGCCCTGGCAGAGTCCGCCCAGCAGGCCTCTATCCTGACCCAGAAGAGGCCCTCCCAGTCCCAGCCCCCCACGCCTGTGTCCCCCATTAGACCCCTGGAGCCCTCACACTCCCTGGACTGGCCCCCTCCCCCAGCTCTGCGCCTTCAGACGTCCCTCAAGGAGGGACCCAGGGCAGGAGAAGCCCAGACCCCAACCTTAACCCCCACCACCCCAAACCTtgccccttcctcccctccccctcccaccaCCCCTACTGACAAACAGCCTTGCCAGTCAGTGAGCCAGGAGTCCATCAGTATGTTCACCAGTGCAAAGTCCCCCTCCACTTCTCCCGGAGCCAGCCAGGATATGGATTTCACCCCACCGGCTTCCCCCCACCACCAGTGTACCACCACTCCCTACAACCCTCCAGCCCATGTGTCCCCCACTCGGAGGAGTCCAGACAGGCAGCAGCCCGCCATGGGCCAGGTAGCGGTCAGCAGCACTGGATTCTCCACCACCACTCCCAGGAGCAGGGAGAAGGGTGTCCTGCCACAGCCTGCTCCTGAG GTCCATGTAGATGAGACCGTCTGGTCGCCATCTCCGAAACCCTCAGAGCAGCGAGTTGCAGTTTCACAGCCTCAAATACAGTTCCATACTCATCCACAGGCCCAGCCACAGTCGCAGCCTCAACCCCAGCCCCACTCCCATCCCCAGCCTAACGCCAGAGTGGTCCCCACCCCATCCGAGTCAGTGGAGAGACCATGGGAGGCCATAAAGCCAGTTCAGCCCGGCACGGAGCCTGTGACCCACGCACATGGGCCCACGCCGCCAGCGCCTCCCGTCCGCTCCATTGAGAGCAAATTGGCAACCGCCGCCCTCAGCCACACAGAGGCCGCCAACCCCGccatcttccacaacatcctgACAGAGGTCTCCACGCCTGAGGAGGCCCTCGCCCATCCTCACCCTCCCCCGCGTAAGTCTTCCACCCAGCAGTCAGCCTACCTGTACCACACCAAGGGAGAGGCTGCCTTACTGGAGCCTGCCGGGGAGGCCTACTACCACCAACGGGCCATTCCGGTGGGGCAGCCTTCATACCACTACCGGCCAGACAGTGTTCCCTCACACCTCTCCTACGCGTCAAAGTCGGCGCCCCAGATAACTTACAGTGCCCGCACggaccaccgctacaacaccctAGCTAACCCCAGGTCCTGCCACCAGTCAATGAAGCATCACGGGCCCCCCAGGAGTGGCGAGTACATATCTACCGGCCCGGGACACCACGGCCAGGGCTATGGACCCATGGAGGGAGCTCCGGTCTACCCCACCATCCGTAGGGTGCACTCGCTCCACGTGCCCTCAGCAATCCGCTCGGTGCCCATCCAGCGGACCGAGGTGCCTCCCAACGACGAGCTCTTCTACTACCAGCGGCCCGTCTACCAGTGCAATACCTACCAGCAGCCGCCGCAACAGTCGTCGCAGGCCGACTACCACGTCACCCAACTCCAGCCTTACTTTGAGAATGGCCGGGTGCAGTACCGTTACAGCCCCTATTCGCCTTGCGCCAACCCGCTGGACGCCCCTTACTACGACGTGGACCCCTACGGGACCATCCGGCTGCGGCACTTCCACTCGTTCAGCAGTCGGGACCTGGGCCCCACCCTCAGCCGGTCGGGGGGCAAGGCGGGCGGCTACCACTACCTGTCCCGCCACATCCTCCCGCCGGGGAAGGAGCACAGCTTCGTCAGCAGAGACATGCCCCCGGGCCATGGCTCAAAGGGAGCCGCCGTCTACTTTGCATGGAACCCAGAGGACTCGGAAAGGCTCCGGATGCACTCCATCCACAGAGAGAGCCGGGCCAGGCAGAAGGTCAAAGGACCTGTCATGTCTCAGTATGACAACGTGGGCCTGTTCATGCCTGGCGACCTGGGAGGGTACGAAACCCTACACCTGCGCAGTAAGTCGGACCCCGGCAAAGCCATGCTGATGACTGTCGAGGGTAAAGACGGGCGCTACGGAGTACCGCCGGGCTCCCAGCACGCTCCCCGACACCTTGTGTCTGACCCCGACGTCCTCATGTACATGGAGACGGAGAAGCACTGTCAGGGGAACGGCACCGGGGACAAACATAGCAACTCCAGGACCTGCCAGGTCTCCCACTCGCACCAAGCCCAACACCCACCCCGTTACCAGGCCCATCAGCAGGACCCCAGCCGACACGACCCCGGGGACGGAGCTCGGAGCTTCCAACCCCGCTACGAACAGCCCGATCCAGACCGCCACCAGAACAGGTCCAAAACCCCCGGTAGTTACCAGGACAATGATGACCACCAACACCAGTCGGCCCCCGTCAAAGCGCAGGCCCCTCTCAAGCCCGAGCGGTCGCACAGCATCCGAGAGCACCAGCAGCAGCACTATAGCCAAGCTGCCACTTCCGAACCAGACAGAGACCACTCATACCAGCCCCACGGTGGGCAGCAGAGACACAGCACCATGGCGATACAGTCCCACTACGACAACCTGGATGATTACCACCCAGCAGCAATACCTCAGCCACAGGCCCCCATGCCAAACCCCCGCGGGGTCTCCTCTGCCTCTTTCCCCACCAACCCTGGCTTCACGGGCAGCCACAGCAACCGAGCGTACTCCACTGCCTTGGGCCAGGGCGCCTTCATCCCAGCGGAACTGGCTCTGCAGAGGCCCGATACAGAAATACACGCTGAATGA
- the LOC120031221 gene encoding rho GTPase-activating protein 32-like isoform X5: MKLVYQSLMVGFFPSECVELINDKVPQSVTNSVPKPVSKKHGKLITFLRTFMKSRPTKQKLKQRGILRERVFGCDLGEHLLNSGHDVPQVLKSCTEFIEKHGVVDGMYRLSGIASNIQKLRHEFDSEQIPDLTKDVYIQDIHCVGSLCKLYFRELPNPLLTYQLYEKFSEAVSAATDEERLIKIHDVIQQLPPPHYRTLEFLMRHLSQLATFSYITNMHSKNLAIVWAPNLLRSKQIESACFSGTAAFMEVRIQSVVVEFILNHVDVLFSPKLSSLIREGAGHNSLLRPKSLLVSSPSTKLLTLEEAQARTQAQINSPVTADSKYIEVGEGPAALQGKFHTVIEFPMERKRPPIKSKKSPVGNWRSFFNLGKSSSMSKRKLHRNPSEPSELKAMALAGGRGDTGTLRSAKSEESLTSLHNVEGESKVYRPRRPRSSSDALSASFNGDLLDSHTRQHCNSDDNLAQSHSGGATRDGGDSDGDDGPIYVPALISPPRSAGEDVDLSPPDIGMASLDFDPMSFQCSLPDGSFSFPLGLSDVATGAAGEGTSLKRSPGSVDNGSALVSPSFLGKFANPFLSPDLSPATGEKAGSKKLVCSVSFSDKPVQAVSPKKSKSDILAPLAISEPFDMEISSRLTESHGVPQPSSPPSGLPWDSPLLMGSVLLRTGEPSLSEAFQMELHCKLSAFDTESQDSTGEESTAQQPTATNSKEQLGAVASLDSPKASPGPLSSSSVSLLPPPPPPKNAARMLALALAESAQQASILTQKRPSQSQPPTPVSPIRPLEPSHSLDWPPPPALRLQTSLKEGPRAGEAQTPTLTPTTPNLAPSSPPPPTTPTDKQPCQSVSQESISMFTSAKSPSTSPGASQDMDFTPPASPHHQCTTTPYNPPAHVSPTRRSPDRQQPAMGQVAVSSTGFSTTTPRSREKGVLPQPAPEVHVDETVWSPSPKPSEQRVAVSQPQIQFHTHPQAQPQSQPQPQPHSHPQPNARVVPTPSESVERPWEAIKPVQPGTEPVTHAHGPTPPAPPVRSIESKLATAALSHTEAANPAIFHNILTEVSTPEEALAHPHPPPRKSSTQQSAYLYHTKGEAALLEPAGEAYYHQRAIPVGQPSYHYRPDSVPSHLSYASKSAPQITYSARTDHRYNTLANPRSCHQSMKHHGPPRSGEYISTGPGHHGQGYGPMEGAPVYPTIRRVHSLHVPSAIRSVPIQRTEVPPNDELFYYQRPVYQCNTYQQPPQQSSQADYHVTQLQPYFENGRVQYRYSPYSPCANPLDAPYYDVDPYGTIRLRHFHSFSSRDLGPTLSRSGGKAGGYHYLSRHILPPGKEHSFVSRDMPPGHGSKGAAVYFAWNPEDSERLRMHSIHRESRARQKVKGPVMSQYDNVGLFMPGDLGGYETLHLRSKSDPGKAMLMTVEGKDGRYGVPPGSQHAPRHLVSDPDVLMYMETEKHCQGNGTGDKHSNSRTCQVSHSHQAQHPPRYQAHQQDPSRHDPGDGARSFQPRYEQPDPDRHQNRSKTPGSYQDNDDHQHQSAPVKAQAPLKPERSHSIREHQQQHYSQAATSEPDRDHSYQPHGGQQRHSTMAIQSHYDNLDDYHPAAIPQPQAPMPNPRGVSSASFPTNPGFTGSHSNRAYSTALGQGAFIPAELALQRPDTEIHAE; this comes from the exons TTCCCCAGGTGCTCAAGAGCTGCACGGAGTTCATCGAGAAACATGGCGTGGTGGACGGCATGTACCGCCTCTCTGGAATCGCCTCCAACATCCAGAAACTACG GCATGAGTTTGACTCGGAGCAGATCCCCGACCTGACCAAAGACGTGTACATCCAGGACATCCACTGCGTGGGTTCATTGTGCAAGCTCTACTTCCGCGAGTTGCCCAACCCCCTGCTCACCTATCAGCTCTACGAGAAATTCTCC GAGGCCGTGTCAGCAGCCACAGACGAGGAGCGGCTCATCAAAATACATGATGTCATTCAGCAGCTGCCGCCTCCGCATTACAG GACTCTGGAGTTCCTCATGAGGCACCTGTCCCAACTGGCCACCTTCAGCTACATCACCAACATGCACAGCAAGAACCTAGCCATCGTCTGGGCACCCAACCTACTGAG GTCCAAGCAGATAGAGTCGGCCTGCTTCAGCGGCACGGCAGCCTTCATGGAGGTCCGCATCCAGTCGGTGGTGGTGGAGTTCATACTGAACCACGTAGACGTCCTCTTCAGCCCCAAGCTCAGCTCGCTCATACGGGAGGGAGCAG GACACAACTCGTTGTTGCGGCCCAAGTCCCTGCTGGTGTCGTCCCCCTCCACCAAGCTGCTGACCCTGGAGGAGGCCCAGGCCCGGACCCAGGCACAGATCAACTCCCCCGTCACGGCCGATAGCAAGTACATTGAGGTGGGGGAGGGTCCGGCTGCGCTGCAGGGCAAGTTCCACACCGTCATCGAGTTCCCTATGGAGAG GAAAAGGCCCCCCATCAAGTCCAAGAAGTCGCCGGTGGGAAACTGGCGCTCCTTCTTCAACCTGGGCAAGTCATCGTCCATGTCCAAGCGCAAGCTGCACCGCAACCCCAGCGAACCCAGTGAGCTCAAGGCCATGGCCCTGGCAG GAGGCAGAGGGGACACGGGGACACTCCGATCGGCCAAAAGCGAGGAGTCGCTCACCTCGCTACACAACGTTGAAG GAGAGTCGAAGGTGTACCGTCCTCGGCGGCCCCGCTCCAGCAGCGATGCCCTCTCGGCTTCCTTCAACGGTGACCTGCTGGACAGCCACACCCGGCAGCACTGCAACTCCGATGACAATCTGGCCCAGAGCCACAGCGGGGGCGCGACCCGCGACGGGGGGGACAGCGATGGGGACGACGGGCCCATCTATGTTCCAGCCCTGATTTCGCCCCCACGTTCAGCCGGCGAGGACGTGGACCTTAGCCCCCCAGACATCGGCATGGCCTCGTTGGACTTTGACCCCATGTCGTTCCAGTGCAGCCTGCCCGACGGctccttctccttccccctgGGGCTGAGCGATGTCGCTACGGGCGCGGCTGGCGAGGGCACCAGCCTGAAGAGGAGCCCAGGCAGCGTTGACAATGGCTCGGCGCtcgtctctccctccttcctggGGAAGTTTGCCAACCCCTTCTTGTCGCCTGACCTCAGCCCGGCCACGGGAGAGAAAGCAGGGAGCAAGAAGCTGGTCTGCTCAGTGTCTTTCTCTGACAAACCCGTACAGGCTGTGTCCCCTAAAAAGTCAAAGTCGGACATTTTGGCTCCTCTGGCCATTTCGGAGCCGTTTGACATGGAGATTTCTAGTAGGCTTACAGAAAGCCATGGTGTTCCCCAGCCTTCTTCCCCTCCCTCGGGACTGCCCTGGGACTCTCCTCTGTTAATGGGCTCAGTGCTGCTGAGGACAGGGGAGCCGTCGCTGAGCGAGGCCTTTCAGATGGAGCTGCACTGTAAGCTCTCTGCCTTCGACACTGAGAGCCAAGACTCCACAGGGGAGGAGAGCACTGCCCAGCAACCTACAGCAACCAATAGCAAGGAACAATTAG GAGCCGTAGCTAGTCTGGACTCTCCAAAAGCCTCCCCCGGCCCTCTCAGCTCCTCCTCTgtgtccctcctccctcccccgcCCCCTCCGAAGAATGCCGCCCGCATGTTGGCCCTGGCCCTGGCAGAGTCCGCCCAGCAGGCCTCTATCCTGACCCAGAAGAGGCCCTCCCAGTCCCAGCCCCCCACGCCTGTGTCCCCCATTAGACCCCTGGAGCCCTCACACTCCCTGGACTGGCCCCCTCCCCCAGCTCTGCGCCTTCAGACGTCCCTCAAGGAGGGACCCAGGGCAGGAGAAGCCCAGACCCCAACCTTAACCCCCACCACCCCAAACCTtgccccttcctcccctccccctcccaccaCCCCTACTGACAAACAGCCTTGCCAGTCAGTGAGCCAGGAGTCCATCAGTATGTTCACCAGTGCAAAGTCCCCCTCCACTTCTCCCGGAGCCAGCCAGGATATGGATTTCACCCCACCGGCTTCCCCCCACCACCAGTGTACCACCACTCCCTACAACCCTCCAGCCCATGTGTCCCCCACTCGGAGGAGTCCAGACAGGCAGCAGCCCGCCATGGGCCAGGTAGCGGTCAGCAGCACTGGATTCTCCACCACCACTCCCAGGAGCAGGGAGAAGGGTGTCCTGCCACAGCCTGCTCCTGAG GTCCATGTAGATGAGACCGTCTGGTCGCCATCTCCGAAACCCTCAGAGCAGCGAGTTGCAGTTTCACAGCCTCAAATACAGTTCCATACTCATCCACAGGCCCAGCCACAGTCGCAGCCTCAACCCCAGCCCCACTCCCATCCCCAGCCTAACGCCAGAGTGGTCCCCACCCCATCCGAGTCAGTGGAGAGACCATGGGAGGCCATAAAGCCAGTTCAGCCCGGCACGGAGCCTGTGACCCACGCACATGGGCCCACGCCGCCAGCGCCTCCCGTCCGCTCCATTGAGAGCAAATTGGCAACCGCCGCCCTCAGCCACACAGAGGCCGCCAACCCCGccatcttccacaacatcctgACAGAGGTCTCCACGCCTGAGGAGGCCCTCGCCCATCCTCACCCTCCCCCGCGTAAGTCTTCCACCCAGCAGTCAGCCTACCTGTACCACACCAAGGGAGAGGCTGCCTTACTGGAGCCTGCCGGGGAGGCCTACTACCACCAACGGGCCATTCCGGTGGGGCAGCCTTCATACCACTACCGGCCAGACAGTGTTCCCTCACACCTCTCCTACGCGTCAAAGTCGGCGCCCCAGATAACTTACAGTGCCCGCACggaccaccgctacaacaccctAGCTAACCCCAGGTCCTGCCACCAGTCAATGAAGCATCACGGGCCCCCCAGGAGTGGCGAGTACATATCTACCGGCCCGGGACACCACGGCCAGGGCTATGGACCCATGGAGGGAGCTCCGGTCTACCCCACCATCCGTAGGGTGCACTCGCTCCACGTGCCCTCAGCAATCCGCTCGGTGCCCATCCAGCGGACCGAGGTGCCTCCCAACGACGAGCTCTTCTACTACCAGCGGCCCGTCTACCAGTGCAATACCTACCAGCAGCCGCCGCAACAGTCGTCGCAGGCCGACTACCACGTCACCCAACTCCAGCCTTACTTTGAGAATGGCCGGGTGCAGTACCGTTACAGCCCCTATTCGCCTTGCGCCAACCCGCTGGACGCCCCTTACTACGACGTGGACCCCTACGGGACCATCCGGCTGCGGCACTTCCACTCGTTCAGCAGTCGGGACCTGGGCCCCACCCTCAGCCGGTCGGGGGGCAAGGCGGGCGGCTACCACTACCTGTCCCGCCACATCCTCCCGCCGGGGAAGGAGCACAGCTTCGTCAGCAGAGACATGCCCCCGGGCCATGGCTCAAAGGGAGCCGCCGTCTACTTTGCATGGAACCCAGAGGACTCGGAAAGGCTCCGGATGCACTCCATCCACAGAGAGAGCCGGGCCAGGCAGAAGGTCAAAGGACCTGTCATGTCTCAGTATGACAACGTGGGCCTGTTCATGCCTGGCGACCTGGGAGGGTACGAAACCCTACACCTGCGCAGTAAGTCGGACCCCGGCAAAGCCATGCTGATGACTGTCGAGGGTAAAGACGGGCGCTACGGAGTACCGCCGGGCTCCCAGCACGCTCCCCGACACCTTGTGTCTGACCCCGACGTCCTCATGTACATGGAGACGGAGAAGCACTGTCAGGGGAACGGCACCGGGGACAAACATAGCAACTCCAGGACCTGCCAGGTCTCCCACTCGCACCAAGCCCAACACCCACCCCGTTACCAGGCCCATCAGCAGGACCCCAGCCGACACGACCCCGGGGACGGAGCTCGGAGCTTCCAACCCCGCTACGAACAGCCCGATCCAGACCGCCACCAGAACAGGTCCAAAACCCCCGGTAGTTACCAGGACAATGATGACCACCAACACCAGTCGGCCCCCGTCAAAGCGCAGGCCCCTCTCAAGCCCGAGCGGTCGCACAGCATCCGAGAGCACCAGCAGCAGCACTATAGCCAAGCTGCCACTTCCGAACCAGACAGAGACCACTCATACCAGCCCCACGGTGGGCAGCAGAGACACAGCACCATGGCGATACAGTCCCACTACGACAACCTGGATGATTACCACCCAGCAGCAATACCTCAGCCACAGGCCCCCATGCCAAACCCCCGCGGGGTCTCCTCTGCCTCTTTCCCCACCAACCCTGGCTTCACGGGCAGCCACAGCAACCGAGCGTACTCCACTGCCTTGGGCCAGGGCGCCTTCATCCCAGCGGAACTGGCTCTGCAGAGGCCCGATACAGAAATACACGCTGAATGA